In a genomic window of Molothrus ater isolate BHLD 08-10-18 breed brown headed cowbird chromosome 17, BPBGC_Mater_1.1, whole genome shotgun sequence:
- the LOC118694674 gene encoding leukocyte immunoglobulin-like receptor subfamily A member 1 — protein MLPVTRVLALGAWLVSQGEATPSAPTISIFQKPPGVIPPGGSTTICCICQCSNGKFMMYKGSHRVPTLEQSGGRAEFSISNATYEDRGSYICHYLEGDAVLARSTELEVFVEELRLPRPNLSVLPGHEVAAGAEVMFLCTTTQPSTGCYLYLEGQIRAQVFLREQGDHNFSLVQKGESGRYSCQCYTWNALREWSAVSNTLDLVVRDYTLCNAVRLALGAGLLLLLGLIAAEAARSRCCRVALLAMQSGTHAVTSALTSPTTQ, from the exons ATGCTGCCTGTGACCCGTGTGCTGGCCTTGG GGGCTTGGCTGGTGTCACAGGGCGAGGCTACACCGA GTGCCCCCACAATCTCCATCTTCCAGAAGCCACCAGGGGTGATCCCACCTGGAGGCTCCACCACCATCTGCTGCATTTGCCAGTGCAGCAATGGGAAGTTTATGATGTACAAGGGCAGCCACCGGGTCCCCACCCTGGAGCAGAGTGGTGGCAGGGCCGAGTTCTCCATCTCTAATGCCACCTACGAGGACAGAGGTAGCTACATCTGCCATTACCTGGAGGGAGACGCTGTACTGGCTCGAAGCACTGAACTGGAAGTTTTTGTGGAAG AGCTCCGTCTGCCCCGACCCAAcctctctgtcctgcctgggCACGAGGTGGCTGCGGGAGCTGAGGTGATGTTCCTCTGCACcaccacacagcccagcaccgGCTGTTACCTGTACCTGGAGGGCCAGATCCGAGCCCAGGTGTTCCTCAGGGAACAAGGGGACCACAACTTCTCGCTCGTGCAGAAAGGTGAGAGCGGCCGCTACAGCTGCCAGTGCTACACCTGGAATGCTTTGAGAGAATGGTCTGCTGTCAGCAACACCCTGGACCTGGTGGTGAGAG ATTACACGCTGTGCAACGCCGTGCGCCTGGCGCTGGGGGccgggctgctgctcctgctggggctgatCGCGGCCGAGGCGGCGCGGAGCCGctgctgccggg tggccctgctggccatgcaGAGTGGCACCCACGCAGTGACCAGCGCCCTGACCTCTCCCACCACGCAGTGA